Proteins encoded in a region of the Streptomyces violaceoruber genome:
- a CDS encoding PTS ascorbate transporter subunit IIC has product MDWVIDTAKFLVNEILSQPAYLIGIITAVGLAALKKSVGQTVGGAIKATLGLLLVGAGAGLVSSSLDPLGRMIQGTTGTHGVIPTNEAIVGIAQSEFGARVAWLMILGFLVSLALARFTPLRYVFLTGHHMLFMATLLTIVMATAGQGSVAVVLGGGVLLGILLVALPAFAHPWTKKVTGNDTLAIGHFGTAGYIVSGATGQLVGKNSRSTEEMKLPEGLRFLRDSMVATALSMVLIYLVMSLLFLAKVGQDAAFKAFAGSGGDPAADVGNYLMQSVMQGLQFGIGVAVILFGVRTILGELVPAFQGIAGRVVPGAKPALDAPIVFPYAQNAVLIGFIFSFLGGLTGLAALIWVFNPAFGLALVLPGLVPHFFTGGAAGVYGNATGGRRGAAVGSFLNGLLITFLPAILLKALGSFGEANTTFGDADFGWFGAVLGSIGKLDGTAGLIGMLIFGLLILAGAWLMQTKVVDRGWIPGGGITAAPAEAAAVVPAQAAGTATYAKIAPPRGAPAPPPAP; this is encoded by the coding sequence ATGGACTGGGTCATAGACACAGCGAAGTTTCTCGTCAACGAGATACTCAGCCAGCCCGCCTACCTGATAGGCATCATCACCGCGGTGGGCCTGGCAGCTCTGAAGAAGTCCGTCGGGCAGACGGTCGGCGGCGCCATCAAGGCGACCCTGGGCCTGCTGCTGGTCGGGGCAGGCGCGGGGCTGGTCAGCTCGTCCCTGGATCCGCTGGGCCGGATGATCCAGGGCACCACCGGCACCCACGGCGTGATTCCGACCAACGAGGCCATCGTCGGCATCGCGCAGAGCGAGTTCGGTGCCCGGGTCGCCTGGCTGATGATCCTCGGGTTCCTGGTCAGCCTGGCCCTGGCCCGGTTCACGCCGCTGCGCTACGTGTTCCTCACCGGCCACCACATGCTGTTCATGGCGACGCTGCTGACCATCGTCATGGCCACCGCCGGGCAGGGCTCGGTCGCGGTGGTACTCGGCGGCGGCGTGCTGCTGGGCATCCTGCTGGTCGCCCTCCCGGCCTTCGCGCATCCCTGGACGAAGAAGGTCACCGGCAACGACACTCTGGCCATCGGCCACTTCGGCACCGCCGGCTACATCGTGTCCGGCGCCACGGGGCAGCTCGTGGGCAAGAACAGTCGCAGCACGGAGGAGATGAAGCTGCCCGAGGGACTGCGCTTCCTGCGTGACTCCATGGTCGCCACCGCCCTGTCGATGGTCCTCATCTACCTGGTGATGTCCCTGCTGTTCCTGGCCAAGGTCGGCCAGGACGCGGCGTTCAAGGCGTTCGCCGGCAGTGGCGGCGACCCGGCGGCCGACGTGGGCAACTACCTCATGCAGTCGGTGATGCAGGGCCTGCAGTTCGGTATCGGCGTCGCGGTCATCCTCTTCGGTGTCCGCACCATCCTCGGCGAACTGGTGCCCGCCTTCCAGGGCATCGCGGGCCGTGTGGTGCCCGGTGCCAAGCCGGCCCTGGACGCCCCGATCGTCTTCCCGTACGCGCAGAACGCCGTACTGATCGGATTCATCTTCAGCTTCCTGGGCGGCCTGACGGGTCTGGCGGCGCTCATCTGGGTGTTCAACCCGGCCTTCGGGCTGGCCCTGGTGCTGCCCGGCCTGGTGCCGCACTTCTTCACCGGCGGCGCGGCCGGCGTCTACGGCAACGCCACCGGCGGACGCCGCGGCGCCGCGGTGGGCTCCTTCCTCAACGGTCTGCTGATCACGTTCCTGCCGGCGATCCTGCTCAAGGCGCTCGGCTCGTTCGGAGAGGCCAACACGACCTTCGGCGACGCCGACTTCGGCTGGTTCGGTGCCGTACTCGGCAGCATCGGCAAGCTCGACGGAACCGCGGGTCTGATCGGCATGCTGATCTTCGGTCTGCTCATCCTGGCCGGTGCCTGGCTCATGCAGACGAAGGTCGTCGACCGAGGCTGGATCCCGGGCGGTGGCATCACCGCCGCCCCCGCGGAAGCGGCCGCCGTCGTTCCCGCGCAGGCTGCGGGGACGGCGACGTACGCGAAGATCGCCCCACCGCGTGGCGCTCCCGCACCACCACCCGCTCCCTGA
- a CDS encoding alpha/beta fold hydrolase yields MTSGKPTVVLVHGAFADSSSWNGVVERLQSHDYRVVSASNPLRGLTSDAAHVRELVAAIDGPVVLAGHSYGGSVMSVAAKGLGNVRALVFAAAFLPEVGESAIALSGKFPGSTLADVLRPVPVTLLDGSQAADLYIEQSAFHQQFAADVPAETTAVMAAIQRPVTDAALGEGASAAAWKDIPSWVLVATEDRNIPAQTQLFMAERADATVMSLTSSHAVSVSRPGDVARLVNEAAQATA; encoded by the coding sequence ATGACATCAGGGAAGCCCACCGTCGTGCTCGTCCACGGCGCCTTCGCGGACTCGTCCAGCTGGAACGGCGTGGTGGAACGGCTCCAGTCCCATGACTACAGGGTGGTGTCCGCGAGCAATCCGCTGCGCGGCCTGACCAGCGACGCCGCGCACGTGAGGGAACTGGTGGCCGCCATCGACGGCCCCGTGGTCCTGGCGGGCCACTCCTACGGCGGCTCGGTCATGAGCGTCGCGGCGAAGGGACTGGGCAACGTCAGGGCGCTCGTCTTCGCCGCGGCCTTCCTGCCCGAAGTGGGCGAGAGCGCCATCGCACTGTCCGGCAAGTTCCCCGGCAGCACACTCGCAGACGTGCTCCGGCCGGTGCCCGTCACGCTGCTCGACGGAAGCCAGGCCGCGGACCTCTACATCGAGCAGAGCGCGTTCCATCAGCAGTTCGCCGCCGACGTTCCCGCCGAGACCACCGCGGTCATGGCAGCCATCCAGCGGCCCGTGACCGATGCCGCGCTGGGTGAGGGCGCCTCGGCCGCGGCGTGGAAGGACATCCCCTCGTGGGTTCTCGTGGCCACCGAGGACCGCAACATCCCGGCGCAGACCCAGCTCTTCATGGCCGAACGTGCGGACGCAACGGTCATGAGCCTGACCTCCTCGCACGCGGTCAGCGTCTCGCGTCCCGGCGATGTCGCGCGCCTCGTCAACGAGGCGGCACAGGCCACCGCCTGA